In Phoenix dactylifera cultivar Barhee BC4 chromosome 11, palm_55x_up_171113_PBpolish2nd_filt_p, whole genome shotgun sequence, the following are encoded in one genomic region:
- the LOC113463770 gene encoding WRKY transcription factor 71-like: MAATTPPATNLEGEDAREGRSPMMPEDGYEWKKYGQKFIQNIRKNRSYFKCRNRRCKAKKRLEWLPSDPSSIRVIYQGAHDHPSPRPQSNLEQEASARRANRYNLANQVLGSPSDPS, from the exons ATGGCTGCTACAACTCCTCCAGCCACAAACTT GGAAGGAGAAGATGCTAGAGAAGGCCGCAGTCCCATGATGCCCGAGGATGGCTATGAATGGAAGAAATATGGCCAGAAATTCATCCAAAACATAAGGAAGAACAG AAGCTACTTCAAGTGCCGAAACAGGCGATGCAAGGCCAAAAAGAGACTTGAATGGCTTCCCTCAGACCCAAGCAGCATAAGAGTCATCTATCAAGGAGCGCACGACCACCCCTCTCCACGACCTCAGTCTAACTTGGAGCAAGAGGCTTCGGCTAGGAGGGCAAATAGGTACAATTTGGCAAACCAAGTGCTCGGTTCTCCCAGTGATCCATCCTAG